Proteins from one Catenuloplanes atrovinosus genomic window:
- a CDS encoding glycosyltransferase — protein MRVLLTTCGSRGDVEPLVALGVRLRELGAEVLMCAPPLAAERLAEVDVPLVPIGRAMRMMLRRRPTPEEERRMAYEAVAMQFDQVPPAAEGCDAVVTTGELSAAVAVRSVAERLGIPYFYATHAPVYLPSPHHPPPLDERRTPGVTDNRVLWEQRAQRFRDRFAGPVNDRRAAIGLPPVADIFGYGHTDRPWMAADPVLAPLRPGQDAVQTGAWILPDDRPLSAELEAFLAAGPPAVYVGFGSQSGTDDAATVAIEAIRARGLRVILSRGWADLAAPDDGADCLVVEETNLQVLFGRVAAVVHHGSAGTTTVATRAGSPQIVIPRDTDQPYFAERVAALGAGVAHDGPDPTRESLSAALTTALAPGTRARAAAVAATIRDDAAATVARQLLDTVSRERPAAAV, from the coding sequence ATGCGTGTGCTGCTGACCACCTGCGGAAGCCGCGGCGACGTGGAACCGCTGGTGGCGCTGGGCGTGCGGCTGCGAGAGCTGGGCGCGGAGGTGCTGATGTGCGCGCCGCCGCTGGCCGCCGAGCGGCTGGCCGAGGTGGACGTGCCGCTGGTGCCGATCGGCCGGGCGATGCGCATGATGCTGCGCCGGCGGCCGACGCCCGAGGAGGAGCGGCGGATGGCGTACGAGGCCGTCGCCATGCAGTTCGACCAGGTACCGCCGGCGGCCGAGGGCTGCGACGCGGTGGTGACGACCGGGGAGCTGTCCGCCGCGGTCGCGGTGCGGTCGGTCGCCGAGCGGCTCGGCATTCCGTACTTCTACGCCACCCACGCACCGGTCTACCTGCCGTCGCCGCACCACCCGCCGCCGCTGGACGAGCGGCGTACCCCCGGCGTGACCGACAACCGGGTGCTGTGGGAGCAGCGCGCGCAGCGGTTCCGCGACCGGTTCGCCGGCCCGGTCAACGATCGGCGGGCCGCGATCGGGCTGCCGCCGGTGGCGGACATCTTCGGGTACGGCCACACCGACCGGCCCTGGATGGCGGCCGATCCGGTCCTGGCACCGCTGCGGCCCGGCCAGGACGCGGTGCAGACCGGCGCCTGGATACTGCCGGACGACCGGCCGCTCTCGGCGGAGCTGGAGGCGTTCCTCGCGGCCGGCCCGCCCGCGGTGTACGTGGGGTTCGGCAGCCAGTCCGGCACCGACGACGCCGCCACCGTGGCGATCGAGGCGATCCGGGCCCGCGGCCTGCGGGTGATCCTGTCCCGCGGCTGGGCCGACCTCGCCGCGCCCGACGACGGCGCCGACTGCCTGGTCGTCGAGGAGACCAACCTGCAGGTGCTGTTCGGCCGGGTGGCCGCGGTCGTCCACCACGGCAGCGCGGGCACGACCACCGTGGCCACCCGCGCCGGCAGCCCGCAGATCGTGATCCCCCGGGACACGGACCAGCCGTACTTCGCCGAGCGGGTGGCCGCGCTGGGCGCCGGCGTGGCCCACGACGGCCCGGACCCCACCCGCGAGTCACTGTCGGCCGCGCTCACCACGGCGCTGGCGCCCGGGACACGGGCGCGGGCGGCCGCGGTCGCGGCCACGATCCGCGACGACGCCGCCGCGACGGTCGCGCGCCAGTTGCTCGACACGGTCAGCCGGGAGAGGCCCGCCGCCGCCGTGTGA
- a CDS encoding glycosyltransferase: MRVLLSTSGSRGDVEPMVALAVRLRELGAEVRMCASPDSADRLAEAGVPLVPVGRSARSVMNGARPRPEDAPRLAAEAMAEQFETVPAAAEGCDAVVATGVLAAAVAVRSVAEAQGIPYFYGFYCPIFVPSPHYPPPPPLGEPSAADGAGNRELWDRNNRHALRRFGDPLNRRRAELGLPPVEDVFGYGFTDRPLLAADPVLAPLRPTDLAVVQTGAWITPDDRPLPADLTAFLEAGPPPVYVGFGSMRAPADAARVAVDAIRAQGCRVILSRGWAGLALPEDHADCIAVGEVNHQALFRRVAAVVHHGGVGTTTAAARAGAPQVVVPQLVDQPYLAGRVAALGIGAAHDGPTPTVESLSAALATALSPRTRERAAAVAGTIRADGATVAARLLLDVAESAVPA; the protein is encoded by the coding sequence ATGCGTGTGCTGTTGTCCACGTCCGGCAGCCGGGGCGACGTCGAACCGATGGTGGCGCTGGCGGTGCGGCTGCGGGAGCTCGGCGCCGAGGTGCGGATGTGCGCGTCCCCGGACTCGGCGGACCGGCTGGCCGAGGCCGGCGTGCCGCTGGTGCCGGTGGGCCGGTCGGCCCGGAGCGTGATGAACGGCGCGCGGCCCCGGCCCGAGGACGCGCCGCGGCTCGCGGCCGAGGCGATGGCCGAGCAGTTCGAGACCGTCCCGGCGGCGGCCGAGGGGTGCGACGCGGTGGTGGCGACCGGCGTGCTGGCCGCCGCGGTCGCGGTCCGGTCGGTGGCCGAGGCGCAGGGCATCCCGTACTTCTACGGCTTCTACTGCCCGATCTTCGTGCCGTCGCCGCACTACCCGCCACCGCCGCCGCTCGGCGAGCCGTCCGCGGCGGACGGAGCCGGCAACCGGGAGCTGTGGGACCGGAACAACCGGCACGCGCTCCGCCGGTTCGGCGATCCGCTCAACCGCCGCCGGGCGGAGCTCGGCCTGCCGCCGGTGGAGGACGTCTTCGGGTACGGCTTCACCGACCGCCCGCTGCTGGCCGCGGACCCGGTCCTGGCGCCGCTGCGGCCGACGGATCTCGCGGTCGTGCAGACCGGCGCCTGGATCACGCCCGACGACCGGCCGCTGCCCGCGGACCTGACCGCGTTCCTGGAGGCCGGTCCGCCTCCGGTGTACGTCGGATTCGGTAGCATGCGCGCGCCCGCGGACGCCGCCAGGGTGGCGGTCGACGCGATCCGCGCCCAGGGCTGCCGGGTGATCCTCTCCCGCGGCTGGGCCGGCCTGGCGCTGCCCGAGGACCACGCCGACTGCATCGCCGTCGGCGAGGTGAACCACCAGGCGCTGTTCCGCCGGGTGGCCGCGGTCGTCCACCACGGCGGCGTCGGCACCACCACCGCGGCCGCCCGGGCCGGCGCTCCGCAGGTCGTCGTGCCGCAGCTGGTGGACCAGCCGTACCTCGCGGGCCGGGTGGCGGCGCTGGGCATCGGCGCGGCGCACGACGGCCCGACCCCGACCGTCGAGTCGCTGTCGGCCGCGCTCGCGACGGCACTGAGCCCGCGGACCCGCGAGCGTGCCGCCGCCGTGGCCGGCACGATCCGCGCCGACGGGGCCACGGTGGCCGCGCGGCTGCTGCTCGACGTGGCCGAGTCCGCCGTCCCCGCCTGA